GTCGTAGCTCAGTTGCAGGCGATGGCGCAGCACCGGGTGCACGATGGCGCGTACGTTGTCCGGCGAGACGAAGTCCTGCCCCTGCAACCACGCATCGGCACGGGCGCAACGGTCCAGGCCGATACCACCGCGCGGGCTGGCGCCGATGGCGATCCAGCGGCCGAGGTCGGCGTCGTAGTCGGCGGGGTGGCGGGTGGCGTTGATCAGATCGATCAGGTAGCGGTCGATGGCGGTCGACACGTGTACGGCGCTGACCTCGCGGCGCGCAGCGAAGATCACGTCCTGGGCCAGGGCAAAGCCCTGTACCGCAGCGGTCTTGGCGCCCAGGGCCTGCTCTTCTTCGCGCAACAGGCGCAGGACTTGGCTTTCGTTCTCGGCGCTCGGGTAATCGAGCAGCACTTTCATCAGGAAGCGGTCCATCTGTGCTTCCGGTAATGGGTACGTGCCTTCCTGTTCGATCGGGTTCTGCGTGGCGATCACGATGAACAGATCCGGTAGCGCGTGGCTGTTACCAGCCACGGTGATTTGCCGTTCTTCCATGGCTTCGAGCAACGCCGCCTGGACCTTGGCCGGGGCACGGTTGATCTCGTCAGCCAGGATCAGGTTGCCGAACAGGGGGCCCGGCTGGAAACGGATCTCGTTTTTGCCTTCGACCTGGTGCAGCACCTCGGCACCGGTGATGTCCGACGGCAGCAGGTCCGGGGTGAACTGGATGCGGCTCATCTTCGCATCCAGGTGTCTGGACAGCGCCTTGACGGTGCGGGTCTTGGCCAGTCCGGGCAGGCTTTCCAGCAACAAATGACCGTTGGCCAGCAAGCCGAGGAGGATCTGCCGAACCACCTGATCCTGGCCGAGCACGGCCTCGCAAATGCTGGCTTGCAGGGCGTTCAGATCATTGAGTGCAGTCATGCAGCCTCCTAGAAAAATGCCAGGGTCAGGTTGACGCTGAAACCGTTGCCTTCAGGGCGGTTCTTGGTGTCGAACTCCGGTACCCAACGGGCACTCAGATTGGCCTGGGCGTCGGCGAACTTGCCTTGCCAGCCCACTGCGGGACCTGCGCCGACGGAACGGCCGCGAAAACCACTGTTTGCACCGCTTCCCGAGTCGTCGGTGACCTGCTGGATATAACCGGCGGCCATGCCGGCGCTCCAGCCATTGCCGAAACCATGGGTCCACAGTGCATCGAGGGTGAAGATGTTGCCGTTGCGATAATCCGTGGCGTTGTTTTCCGTGTAGAACTCCAGGCTGCTCATGAGCGTGAATTCGCCGCCCTTGCCATCCAGATGGGTGAACGCCGCAGTTGGCATGAAGGTGTAATTGTTCTGCCCGGGGTTGGCCAGGCGATCCTCGTTGTAGGCGCCGGTCGGCACGTAGATGGGCAAGGACAGCGAAAGATGGTTGACCTCGTCGAAGTGGTAGCCGGCGGCAATCGGTGTGATCAGCGCGTCGGCAAACTGGGTGCCGGTGTCTTCGGTGCCCAGCGTCCTGCCACGGGGGCCGGTGACGCTGGCGCTCACGTCGGTGTACTGCACCGGTACGCCGATGGACGAGGCGTAGTTCCACGGCCCCTTGCCCGTATCCCAGACATGAGTGAAGTTGGCGATGGTGTAGGACACCTTCATGTCCACGCCGGTGCTCAAGGCACCTGCGATCGGGACCTGCACGTTGCCCTTGAGATCGCCGTCATACCAGAAACTGGTCAATGACATCACCCAGCCGGGCTCTGGCGGCACCACCCCGGCATTGGAAAACACCTGCAGGCCGGTGATCGGCCGACCGACACCGCCCTCGGCCGCCAGTACCAACGGACTGGTGCCCACCACGCACAAGGCCAACAAAGGACGTACTACACAAGCCCTGACCATGAACGACTCCACTTATTGTTTTGGTTGATTGACCGGTGTCAGCACGGGCATTTGCCATTGCCCGTTGCTGACGTCGAGAGTCGGCTGCCGAGGCTCGCCAGTGGGGCGGGTATCCAGCCCCTGAGCTCCAACCCCACAGCTGGCGAACATGGTCATCAGGCTGAACACGGCTGCGCGAATAGCAATTTGCATGGTGATGTCCTCACTTTCCAAACGAGACGTTGATTGGCGTACAGGGTCAACATGGGCAGGTCATCGTCCTTGGGTGCGACAGTCCGTTGCTGCTCGAAATACGTGTTGAGGAGATTGGACCCGGACTTCCAGACTTTGCCGCCACCCAAACCGAGTGGGGTGTGGTGGAAGCGTTTTTCAGGTCACTGGTCCGGATGCCGATGGAGCCGGGCGCGAGGTACCGCAGGCTGTTGACGGTTTCGGGGTGGGTGCACAGCAAAGGTGCGAACGACATCCCCGGAAGACAGGCGTGCATCCCCATTTTGTTGAACATGATTGCCCGATTCCCTGGTGGCTTCTTTGGACGCCTAGGCACTTCACGGCCGTTACGACGTGGTCTCTTGGCTATCAAGCCTGTAGGACACGTCTTTTGAAGCTAGCAGCTAAATGGGGGTTAGCCAGTCGGAGGGTGTTAATTCTTTGGTTTTGTGTACAAGTTTTTGGGTTTTTGTGTGTACTAAAAAGTTAATTGGAATCAGGTGGTTGGAGGGGAATTCGAAAAAGTGGGGATATTTGACTACGCAATCGCGGGCAAGCCTTGCTCCTACAGACGGCGGTGTATGTAGGAGCAAGGCTTGCCCGCGAAGAATGATGACGCGTTATTAAGGAGAAGGTCTCTATATCGTTTAATAAACGCTTAACACTTCCTCGACTGCCCAAATGCCCGCTCTTCCTGCTCCCGCAGTTCCGGAGTGAGTTCTGCGCCGAAATCCTCCATCTCGAACACCTGCCGAATCTCGATCTCGGGTTCTGTCCCCGGCATCGGGTTGGGGCAGCGCTTGAGCCACTCGATGGCTTCTTCCTTCGATTTCACCTGCCACAGCCAGAAACCGGCGATCAGTTCCTTGGTTTCGGCGAACGGGCCGTCGATCACCGTGCGCTTGTCGCCGGAAAAGCGCACGCGGGCGCCTTTGCTGCTGGGGTGCAGGCCTTCGCCGGCGAGGAGGATGCCGGCCTTGGCCAGTTCTTCGTTGTAATTGCCCATGGCGGTCAGCAATTCGGTGCTGGGCATGATGCCGGCTTCGGAGTCCTGGCTGGCTTTGATGATGATCATGAAGCGCATGGTGTTGTCTCCTGTGGGTTCGGGTTGCTCAGTTATAGTCGAATGAGCTACGGCTGAATCGACAACCAGGCGCAACTTTCGTCATATATCGGACCCTGTGGGAGCGAGCTTGCTCGCGATGGCAGATTGCCGGACACCTGATAGGTTGAATGTGAGACCGCTATCGCGAGCAAGCTCGCTCCCACAGGTCTGGCTCCCACAGGGATTTGAGGGTGTTCGCAAGTTTTGTATCCGGGGTAGGTCGCCGATCGATTTCGTGGTTAACTTCGGCCTCTTCAAGATTCTCTCCAACAACGTTCAGAAGGACTCCGTTCATGGCTCAAGTGACTCTTAAAGGCAATCCGGTTCAAGTCAACGGCCAGTTGCCACAAGCCGGTTCCAAGGCGCCAGCCTTTTCCCTGGTTGCCGGCAATCTGTCCGACGTCACCCTTAAAGACTTTGCCGGCAAGCGCAAAGTGCTGAACATCTTCCCAAGCATCGACACCCCGACCTGCGCCACTTCGGTACGCAAGTTCAATGCCCAGGCCAACGACATCGCCAACACCGTGGTGCTGTGCATCTCCGCTGACCTGCCATTCGCCCAGGCCCGTTTCTGCGGCGCCGAAGGCCTGGAAAACGTGCAGAACCTGTCGACCCTGCGCGGTGCCGAGTTCATCCAGAACTACGGTGTGGCCATCGCTGACGGCCCGCTCAAAGGCCTGACCGCCCGTGCCGTCGTTGTTCTGGACGAGAACGACAACGTGCTGCACAGCGAACTGGTCAAGGAAATCGCTGAAGAGCCGAACTACGAAGCGGCACTCGCCGTTCTGAAGTAATCGCGCCATTACAATTGTTAACGGCCTGGCCCTGTCCAGGCCGTTTTCATTTGTGTTTCAGTGTCTTGCATAAATCTCTTGTTACGTAAGCCGAAGGTAAATTGCCGGTAAAGGCGCTTTGCTTACGAGCCGCCAGTGCTTATCGTTCAGCCTTATGTAATAAAAGCCCACGCGCCCAATGGTTGATCTCTCAATGCAATCCTCCGCTTCCCGTAGTCCCCGTCGCTGGCTGTTCGGCCTGCTCGTCCTGTTGGTCATCGCCGCCCTGTGCTGGAAATTCTGGCCCGGCGGCGCTGCGCCGAAAGAGGGGGCACAGCCCAAGGCCGTAGCGGGGCACACCGGCAGGTCAGGCGGGATGCGTCCGGGGTTTGGCGGCGCTACCGGTCCGGTTCCGGTGCGAGTGGCACCGGCGGTCAAGGGTGACTTCCCGCTGTATTACAAGGCGCTGGGCACGGTGACTGCGCTGAACACCATCAACGTGCGCAGCCGCGTCGGCGGCGAACTGGTCAAGGTCTATTTCGAGGAAGGGCAGATGGTCAAGGCTGGCGATCTGCTGGCTGAAATCGACCCGCGTCCGTACCAGAACGCCTTGCTCCAGGCGGAAGGCACCTTGCTGCAGAATCAGGCACAGCTGAAAAACGCCCAGATGGATGTCGAGCGTTACACCGGCCTGTACAAGGAAGACAGCATCGCCAAGCAGACCCTGGACACCGCGGTAGCGCTGGTCGGCCAGTTCCAGGGCACGGTCAAGACCAATCAGGCGGCGGTCAACGACGCCAAACTCAATCTCGAGTTCACCAGGATTCGCGCCCCCATCACCGGACGCGTCGGCCTGCGTCAGCTGGACGTCGGCAACCTGGTGGCGGCCAACGACACCACGGCGCTGGCGATCATCACCCAGACCCAACCGATCAGCGTCGCGTTCACCCTCCCGGAAAACAGCCTCGACACCGTGCTCGCCCGCTATCGCAGCGGCGCCAAATTGCCCGCCGAAGCCTGGGATCGCGGTGACACCAAGCTGCAGGCCACCGGTGTATTGCAAAGCCTGGACAACCAGATCGACGTCACCACCGGCACCTTGAAGTTCAAGGCCCGCTACGACAACCGCGATCAAACGCTGTTTCCCAACCAGTTCGTCAATGTGCGCCTGTTGGCCGACACCCTGAAAGATGTGGTGCTTGCACCGTCCGCCGCGATCCAGTTCGGCACCAACGGTACGTTCGTCTATGCCCTGGACGGCGACAAGAAGGTCAAGATTCGCCAGCTGAAAATCGGCGCCAGTGACGGCACCAACACCGTGGTCACCGAGGGCCTGGCCGCCGGTGACCGCGTGGTACTGGAAGGCACCGATCGCCTGAAAGACGGCAGCGACGTGGAAGTGGTCAACGATCCGCAACAAGTGCCGACCAACCCGGCCGGTCACCTGCAAGGCAAGTCGGCGGCCAATTCCACTGAGCCTGTGCCTGCCGACAAGGCGAAAAAGGGCGGCGCATGAACCTCTCGCGGCTGTTCATCCTTCGTCCGGTAGCGACCACCCTGAGCATGCTGGCCATTGTTCTGGCCGGCGTGATCGCCTATCGCCTGTTGCCGGTGTCGGCGTTGCCCCAGGTTGATTACCCGACCATTCGCGTGATGACCCTCTATCCCGGCGCCAGCCCGGACGTTATGACCAGCGCCGTGACCGCACCGCTCGAACGCCAGTTCGGGCAGATGCCCGGCCTGACCCAGATGGCCTCCACCAGCTCCGGTGGCGCCTCGGTGCTGACCCTGCGCTTCAGCCTCGACATCAACATGGATGTCGCCGAACAACAGGTGCAGGCCGCGATCAACGCCGCCACCAACCTGTTGCCCAAGGACCTGCCGGCGCCGCCGGTGTACAACAAGGTCAACCCGGCCGATACGCCGGTGCTGACCCTGGCCATCACTTCCAAGACCATGCTGTTGCCCAAGCTCAACGATCTGGTCGACACCCGCATGGCGCAGAAAATCGCCCAGATCAGCGGCGTCGGCATGGTCAGCATTGCCGGCGGCCAGCGTCAGGCGGTGCGGATCAAGGTCAATCCCGAGGCCCTGGCGGCCAACGGCCTGAACCTGTCGGACGTACGCACCCTGATCGGCGCTTCCAACGTCAACCAGCCCAAGGGCAACTTCGACGGCCCGACCCGGGTGTCGATGCTCGATGCAAACGATCAACTGACCTCGCCGGAGGACTACGCCAACCTGATCCTCGCCTATGCCAACGGTGCACCGTTGCGGCTCAAGGACGTGGCACAGATCGTCGACGGCGCGGAAAACGAACGTCTGGCAGCCTGGGCCAATGAAAACCAGGCGGTGCTGCTGAACATCCAGCGCCAACCGGGGGCCAACGTCATCGAGGTGGTGGACCGGATCAAGGCCCTGCTGCCGAGCATTACCGACAACCTGCCGGCCGGCCTCGACGTGACCGTGCTCACCGACCGCACCCAGACCATCCGCGCCTCGGTCAAGGATGTGCAGCACGAACTGCTGATCGCCATCGCCCTGGTGGTAATGGTCACCTTCCTGTTCCTGCGTCGGGCCAGTGCAACCATCATTCCGTCGGTGGCCGTGCCGCTGTCGCTGATCGGGACCTTCGGTGTGATGTACCTCGCCGGGTTCTCGGTCAACAATCTGACATTGATGGCCCTGACCATCGCCACCGGTTTCGTGGTGGACGATGCGATCGTAATGCTGGAGAACATTTCCCGCTTCATCGAAGAGGGCGACAGCCCGCTGAACGCGGCGCTCAAGGGTGCCAAGCAAATCGGCTTCACCCTGATTTCCCTGACCCTGTCGCTGATCGCGGTACTGATTCCGCTGTTGTTCATGGCCGACGTGGTGGGGCGCTTGTTCCGCGAGTTCGCCATCACCCTGGCGGTGGCGATCCTGATTTCCCTGGTGGTGTCCCTGACCCTGACGCCGATGATGTGCGCGCGCTTGCTCAAGCGTGAACCCAAGGAAGACGAGCAGGGCCGCTTTTACCGTGCCAGCGGTGCCTTCATCGACTGGATGATCGCCGCCTACGGACGCAAATTGCAGTGGGTGCTCAAGCACCAGCCGCTGACGCTGCTGGTCGCCATCGGCACCCTGGCCTTGACCGTGTTCCTCTATATGGTGGTGCCCAAGGGCTTCTTCCCGGTGCAGGACACCGGGGTCATCCAGGGCATTTCCGAAGCGCCGCAGTCGATTTCATTTGCCGCCATGAGCGAGCGACAGCAGGAGTTGGCCAAGGTGATCCTCGCCGATCCAGCGGTGGAGAGTCTGTCGTCCTACATCGGTGTCGACGGTGACAACTCCACCCTCAACAGCGGCCGACTGCTGATCAACCTCAAGTCCCACAGCGACCGTGACCTCAGTGCCACCGGCGTGATTGCCCGCTTACAGCCGGAACTGGACAAGCTGGTCGGTATCCGCCTGTTCATGCAGCCGGTGCAGGACCTGACCATCGAGGACCGGGTCAGCCGCACGCAATACCAGTTCAGCATGTCGTCACCGGATGCCGAGTTGCTCAGCCTGTGGAGCGGGCGTCTGGTCGAGGCCCTGGCCGATCGCCCGGAACTGACCGACGTTGCCAGCGACTTGCAGGACAAAGGCCTGCAGGTCTACCTGGTGATTGACCGCGACGCCGCGTCGCGGGTCGGGGTGTCGGTGTCGAACATTACCGACGCGTTGTACGACGCTTTCGGTCAGCGGCAGATTTCAACGATCTACACCCAGGCCAGCCAGTACCGCGTGGTCTTGCAATCGCAGTCCGGCGAGAAAATCGGCCCGCAGGCGCTGGACCAGATCCACGTCAAGACCACCGATGGCGGTCAGGTTCGCCTGTCCAGCCTGGCGCACATCGAAGAGCGTCAGGCGCAACTGGCTATCACCCACATCGGTCAGTTCCCGGCGGTGATGATGTCCTTCAACCTGGCGCCCGGCGTGGCGCTGGGGCACGCGGTGCAGATCATTGAGCAGGTGCAGAAGGACATCGGCATGCCGATTGGCGTGCAGACCCAGTTCCAGGGCGCCGCCGAGGCCTTCCAGGCGTCGCTGTCGAGCACCTTGCTGCTGATCCTGGCGGCGGTGGTGACCATGTACATCGTGCTGGGCGTGCTGTACGAGAGCTACATCCACCCGATCACCATCCTGTCCACCTTGCCCTCGGCGGCGGTCGGCGCCTTGCTGGCGTTGATCCTCAGCGGCAATGACCTGGGGATGATCGCGATCATCGGCATCATCCTGCTGATCGGTATCGTGAAGAAGAACGCGATCATGATGATCGACTTCGCCCTCGACGCCGAGCGCAACCAGGGCATGGACCCGCAGACTGCGATCTACCAGGCGGCGTTGCTACGGTTCCGGCCGATCCTGATGACCACCCTGGCGGCCCTGTTCGGCGCGGTGCCGCTGATGCTGGCCACCGGGTCTGGTGCGGAGTTGCGTCAGCCGTTGGGTCTGGTGATGGTGGGCGGTCTGTTGCTCAGTCAGATTCTGACGCTGTTCACCACGCCGGTGATCTACCTGTACTTCGACCGGTTGGGTCGGCGTTTCGGCAAATCCAAAGCCGAAGAGGTGTCGGTGTGATCCTGCGCACTCACAGCCCTTGTGGGAGCGAGCTTGCTCGCGATGAGGCCATTACATTCAATATTGATGTCGGCAGATTGACCGCTATCGCGAGCAGGCTCGCTCCTACAGGGGTGGTTGCAGGGAGGGGCGGTCGATGAACCTTTCCGGTCCTTTCATCAAACGCCCCGTGGCAACGATGCTGCTTTCATTGGCGATCATGCTGCTGGGCGGCGTGAGCTTCGGTCTTTTGCCCGTGTCGCCGCTGCCACAAATGGACTTCCCGGTGATCGTGGTCCAGGCCAGTCTGCCCGGCGCCAGTCCGGAGGTCATGGCGTCCACCGTGGCCACGCCACTGGAGCGTTCCTTCGGCACCATTGCCGGGGTCAACACCATGAGCAGCCGATCCAGCCAGGGCTCGACCCGGGTGATCCTGCAATTTGACCTCGACCGCGACATCAACGGTGCCGCACGGGAAGTGCAGGCGGCGATCAACGCCTCGCGCAACCTGCTGCCCAGCGGGATGCGCAGCATGCCGACCTACAAGAAGGTCAACCCGTCCCAGGCGCCGATCATGGTCTTGTCGCTGACCTCGGACGTGCTGGAAAAAGGCCAACTGTACGACCTGGCCTCGACCATCCTGTCCCAGAGCCTGTCGCAAGTGCAGGGCGTGGGTGAAGTGCAGATCGGCGGCAGCTCCCTGCCGGCGGTACGTATCGAACTCGAACCCCAGGCGCTGAACCAGTACGGCGTGGCGCTGGATGACGTGCGCAACACCATTGCCAACGCCAACGTGCGCCGGCCCAAGGGCTCGGTGGAGGACGATCAGCGACTGTGGCAGGTTCAGGCCAACGACCAGCTGGAAAAAGCCAAGGATTACGAATCGCTGATCATTCACTACGCCGGCGGTGCAGCCCTGCGCCTGAAGGACGTGGCCAAAGTCAGCGATGGCGTCGAAGACCGTTACAACAGCGGTTTCTTCAACGATGACTCGGCGGTGCTTCTGGTGATCAACCGCCAGGCCGGCGCCAACATCATCGAGACGGTCAACGAGATCAAGGCCCAGTTGCCAGCGTTGCAGGCCGTGCTGCCGGCCAGCGTCAAGCTGAACCTGGCCATGGACCGCTCGCCGGTGATCAAGGCGACCCTGCACGAAGCGGAGATGACCCTGCTGATCGCCGTGGCGCTGGTGATCCTCGTGGTGTTCCTGTTCCTCGGTAACTTCCGCGCCTCGCTGATCCCGACCCTGGCGGTGCCGGTGTCGCTGGTGGGCACCTTTGCCGTGATGTATCTGTACGGCTTTTCCCTGAACAACCTGTCGCTGATGGCGCTGATCCTCGCCACCGGCCTGGTGGTGGACGACGCCATCGTCGTGCTGGAGAACATTTCCCGGCACATCGACGAAGGTGTGAAACCGATGAAGGCTGCCTATCTGGGCGCCCAGGAAGTCGGCTTTACCTTGCTGTCGATGAACGTCTCGCTGGTGGCAGTGTTCCTGTCGATCCTGTTCATGGGCGGAATCATCGAAAGCCTGTTCCGCGAGTTCTCCATCACCTTGGCGGCGGCCATCGTCGTCTCGCTGGTGGTTTCGCTGACCCTGACCCCCATGCTGTGCGCGCGTTGGCTCAAGCCCCACACGCCGGGCCAGGAGAACCGTCTGCAACGCTGGAGCCAGCGCGCCAACGAGTGGATGGTCGGTAAATACGCCACCAGCCTCGACTGGGTTCTGCGTCATCGCCGCCTGACGTTGCTCAGTCTGTTCGTGACGGTTGGCGTTAACATTGCGCTGTATGTTGTTGTTCCTAAAACGTTTTTACCTCAGCAGGATACCGGCCAACTGATCGGATTCGTGCGCGGCGACGACGGCCTGTCGTTCAGTGTCATGCAACCGAAAATGGAGACGTTCCGCCGTGCGGTCCTCAAGGATGACGCCGTGGAAAGCGTCGCCGGCTTCATCGGTGGCACCAACGGCACCAACAACGCGTTCATGCTGGTGCGCCTCAAGCCGATCAAGGAACGCAGTATTTCCGCGCAAAAGGTTATCGAACGCCTGCGCAAGGAAATGCCCAAGGTTCCCGGTGCCCAGTTGATGCTGATGGCCGACCAGGATCTGCAATTCGGCGGCGGTCGCGAGCAGACCACTTCGCAGTATTCCTACATCCTGCAAAGCGGTGACCTGGGAGCGTTGCGCGAGTGGTATCCGAAGGTGGTCACCGCGCTCAGGGCCTTGCCGGAGCTGACGGCGATTGACGCCCGGGAAGGCCGCGGCGCCCAGCAAGTGAAGCTGATCGTCGATCGCGATCAGGCCAAGCGCCTGGGCATCGACATGGACATGGTCACGGCGGTGCTGAACAACGCCTACAGCCAGCGGCAGATTTCCACCATCTACGACAGCCTCAACCAGTATCAGGTGGTGATGGAGGTCAATCAGAAATACGCCCAGGACCCGATCACCCTGAATCAGGTGCAGGTGATCACCGCCGACGGCGCGCGGGTGCCGCTGTCGACCATTGCCCATTACGAAAACAGCCTGGAAGACGATCGGGTCAGCCACGAAGGCCAGTTCGCCTCGGAAAGCATTTCCTTCGACATGGCCGAAGGCGTGACGGTCGAGCAGGGCAGTGCCGCCATCGAACGGGCGATTGCCGCCGTGGGCCTGCCGGAAGATGTGATCGCGAAAATGGCCGGCACCGCCGACGCCTTCGCCGCGACCCAGAAGAGCCAGCCGTTCATGATCCTCGGTGCGCTGGTGGCGGTGTATCTGGTGCTCGGCGTGCTCTATGAAAGCTACATCCATCCGTTGACCATTCTTTCGACCCTGCCGTCGGCGGGTGTTGGCGCGTTGCTGTCGATCTATGCGCTGGGCGGGGAGTTCAGCCTGATCTCGTTGCTGGGGCTGTTCCTGCTGATCGGCGTGGTGAAGAAAAACGCCATTCTGATGATCGATCTGGCGCTGCAACTGGAACGCCATCAGGGCATGGCGCCACTGGAGTCGATCCGCAATGCCTGCCTGCAACGTCTGCGGCCCATCCTTATGACCACCCTGGCAGCGATTCTCGGTGCCTTGCCGCTGCTGCTCAGCCGCGCCGAAGGTGCGGAAATGCGCCAGCCGCTGGGCCTGACCATCATCGGCGGGCTGATCTTCAGCCAGGTGCTGACCCTTTACACCACCCCGGTGGTTTACCTCTATCTCGACAAACTGCGCCATCGCTTCAACAAATGGCGCGGGGTGCGTACTGATGCTGCTCTGGAAACTCCGCTATGACTGACCGTTCGCTGTTCAACCTGGCTTCACCGCTGGCCGCATCGTTGATCAAGGCCCGAGGCTCGCGGTTGTTGAGCCTGTCGCTGTGCGTGGCGATGCTCAGTGCCTGCGCCGTGGGCCCGGATTATCAGCGCCCGCAAACCGCAGAACCTGCCCAGTACAAGGAAGCGAACGGCTGGCGCCAGGCCAATCCGAGCGACTCCCTGGCTCGCGGTGCGTGGTGGGAGCTTTACGGGGACCGCCAGCTCAATGAGTTGATCGACAAACTCAACAGTTCCAACCAGACCGTTGCGCAATCCGAAGCCCAGTACCGTCAGGCCCAGGCCTTGGTCAAGAGCGCCCGTGGCGCGTTCTTCCCGACGGTGGACCTGACCGCCGGGAAAACCCGCTCCAGCCAGGGCACCGGCAGCAGCAGTTCCAGCCTGAGCAGTTCTTCCAGCGGTATCCGCAACACCTACACCGCGCAGGCCGGTGTCAGTTGGGAGGCTGATATCTGGGGCAAGTTGCGCCGTGGCCTGGAAGCCGACACCGCCAACGCCCAGGCGAGCTTCGCCGATCTGGCGGCGATGCGCTTGAGCCAGCAGTCGGAACTGGTGCAGAACTACCTGCAACTGCGGGTCATCGATGAGCAGAAGCGTCTGCTGGAGGCAACCGTCGAAGCCTACAAGCGCTCATTGAAAATGACCGAAAACCAGTACCGCGCCGGTGTTTCCGGCAAGGACTCGGTGGCACAGGCGCAGACTCAGCTCAAGAGTACCGAAGCGGACATGGTCGATCTGATCTGGCAACGCGCCCAGTTCGAAAACGCCATCGCGGTGTTGATCGGCTTGCCGCCGGCGGAATTCAAGCTGGCGGAAACCGATGACATTCCGGTGTTGCCTGACGTACCGCTGAGCCTGCCGTCGCAGTTGCTGGAGCGGCGGCCGGACATTGCTTCCGCCGAGCGTTCGGTGATCGCCGCCAATGCCAACATCGGCGTGGCCAAGGCCGCGTATTACCCGGACCTGACCCTGAGCATGAACGGTGGCTACAGCAGCAGTACCTCCAAGGACCTGTTCAGCCTGCCGAACCGTTTCTGGTCGGTAGGGCCGCAATTGGCGATGACCCTGTTCGACGGCGGCCAACGCTCGGCGGAAGTCGACCGCAGCGAAGCGGCCTACGATGAAACCGTGGCCAAATACCGCCAGACCGTGCTC
This genomic interval from Pseudomonas putida contains the following:
- a CDS encoding efflux RND transporter permease subunit, with protein sequence MNLSGPFIKRPVATMLLSLAIMLLGGVSFGLLPVSPLPQMDFPVIVVQASLPGASPEVMASTVATPLERSFGTIAGVNTMSSRSSQGSTRVILQFDLDRDINGAAREVQAAINASRNLLPSGMRSMPTYKKVNPSQAPIMVLSLTSDVLEKGQLYDLASTILSQSLSQVQGVGEVQIGGSSLPAVRIELEPQALNQYGVALDDVRNTIANANVRRPKGSVEDDQRLWQVQANDQLEKAKDYESLIIHYAGGAALRLKDVAKVSDGVEDRYNSGFFNDDSAVLLVINRQAGANIIETVNEIKAQLPALQAVLPASVKLNLAMDRSPVIKATLHEAEMTLLIAVALVILVVFLFLGNFRASLIPTLAVPVSLVGTFAVMYLYGFSLNNLSLMALILATGLVVDDAIVVLENISRHIDEGVKPMKAAYLGAQEVGFTLLSMNVSLVAVFLSILFMGGIIESLFREFSITLAAAIVVSLVVSLTLTPMLCARWLKPHTPGQENRLQRWSQRANEWMVGKYATSLDWVLRHRRLTLLSLFVTVGVNIALYVVVPKTFLPQQDTGQLIGFVRGDDGLSFSVMQPKMETFRRAVLKDDAVESVAGFIGGTNGTNNAFMLVRLKPIKERSISAQKVIERLRKEMPKVPGAQLMLMADQDLQFGGGREQTTSQYSYILQSGDLGALREWYPKVVTALRALPELTAIDAREGRGAQQVKLIVDRDQAKRLGIDMDMVTAVLNNAYSQRQISTIYDSLNQYQVVMEVNQKYAQDPITLNQVQVITADGARVPLSTIAHYENSLEDDRVSHEGQFASESISFDMAEGVTVEQGSAAIERAIAAVGLPEDVIAKMAGTADAFAATQKSQPFMILGALVAVYLVLGVLYESYIHPLTILSTLPSAGVGALLSIYALGGEFSLISLLGLFLLIGVVKKNAILMIDLALQLERHQGMAPLESIRNACLQRLRPILMTTLAAILGALPLLLSRAEGAEMRQPLGLTIIGGLIFSQVLTLYTTPVVYLYLDKLRHRFNKWRGVRTDAALETPL
- a CDS encoding efflux transporter outer membrane subunit, which produces MTDRSLFNLASPLAASLIKARGSRLLSLSLCVAMLSACAVGPDYQRPQTAEPAQYKEANGWRQANPSDSLARGAWWELYGDRQLNELIDKLNSSNQTVAQSEAQYRQAQALVKSARGAFFPTVDLTAGKTRSSQGTGSSSSSLSSSSSGIRNTYTAQAGVSWEADIWGKLRRGLEADTANAQASFADLAAMRLSQQSELVQNYLQLRVIDEQKRLLEATVEAYKRSLKMTENQYRAGVSGKDSVAQAQTQLKSTEADMVDLIWQRAQFENAIAVLIGLPPAEFKLAETDDIPVLPDVPLSLPSQLLERRPDIASAERSVIAANANIGVAKAAYYPDLTLSMNGGYSSSTSKDLFSLPNRFWSVGPQLAMTLFDGGQRSAEVDRSEAAYDETVAKYRQTVLDGFREVEDFMVQLKVLEDEAVVRQQALDAARESLRLTQNQYKAGLIAYLDVVVVQATALNNERTALNLLQSRLIASVQLIAALGGGWDGQLEQSN